From Polyangiaceae bacterium, a single genomic window includes:
- the ychF gene encoding redox-regulated ATPase YchF: MGFSCGIVGLPNVGKSTLFNSLSTAKAEAANYAFCTIEPNVGVVPVPDERLKQLSVVYKTQREVPTTIQFVDIAGLVRGASKGEGLGNQFLSHIREVDAVAHVVRCFEDENVVHVEGKVSPVDDIETIHTELALKDMDTVNKRLDRARRQSKGGDAVEKAAIVVCEALAKHLDEGKPARSFKVDGETENNILRDMQLLTSKPVFYVANVDEGSLADLDANPHLMKLKAYAEAEGAKVIPICAQLEEQIAELEPADRPEFLESVGLKEPGLNSVIRTGYELLGLLTFLTAGEKECRAWTVRKGSTAPECAGAIHSDFQRGFIKAEVIWWEDLIKYGSEAKCRDAGKLAIEGKEYVVRDGDVIHFRFNV; the protein is encoded by the coding sequence ATGGGCTTTTCTTGCGGCATCGTTGGCCTGCCGAACGTCGGTAAGAGCACTCTCTTCAACTCCCTCAGCACCGCCAAGGCGGAGGCGGCGAACTACGCGTTCTGCACCATCGAGCCGAACGTCGGCGTGGTGCCAGTCCCCGACGAGCGCCTGAAGCAGCTGAGCGTGGTCTACAAGACACAGCGCGAAGTGCCGACCACGATTCAGTTCGTGGACATCGCTGGCTTGGTGCGTGGCGCCTCCAAGGGTGAGGGCCTCGGCAACCAGTTCTTGTCGCATATCCGCGAGGTCGACGCGGTTGCCCACGTGGTGCGTTGCTTCGAAGACGAGAACGTCGTGCACGTCGAGGGCAAGGTGAGCCCCGTAGACGACATCGAGACGATCCACACGGAACTGGCGCTCAAGGACATGGACACGGTGAACAAGCGCCTCGATCGCGCTCGCCGTCAGAGCAAGGGTGGCGACGCCGTAGAGAAGGCGGCCATCGTGGTGTGCGAGGCGCTCGCCAAGCATCTGGACGAAGGGAAGCCGGCGCGCTCCTTCAAGGTCGACGGCGAGACCGAGAACAATATCCTCAGGGATATGCAGCTCTTGACGAGCAAGCCAGTGTTCTACGTGGCCAACGTGGACGAAGGCTCCCTCGCTGATCTCGACGCGAACCCGCACCTCATGAAGCTCAAGGCTTACGCCGAGGCCGAGGGCGCGAAGGTGATCCCGATTTGCGCGCAGCTCGAGGAGCAAATCGCGGAGCTCGAGCCCGCTGATCGACCAGAGTTCCTCGAGAGCGTCGGGCTCAAGGAGCCGGGCCTGAACTCGGTGATTCGCACGGGGTACGAGCTGCTCGGTTTGCTGACCTTCCTCACCGCCGGTGAGAAGGAGTGCCGTGCATGGACCGTGCGGAAAGGCTCAACGGCGCCCGAGTGCGCCGGGGCCATCCACAGCGATTTTCAGCGAGGCTTCATCAAGGCCGAGGTGATTTGGTGGGAGGACCTGATCAAGTATGGGTCGGAAGCCAAGTGCCGTGACGCTGGCAAGCTCGCGATCGAAGGCAAGGAGTACGTCGTGCGCGATGGCGACGTGATCCACTTCCGCTTCAACGTCTGA